The region aattttttgatttatattaatattattttataattttaattaaaaaattgtgTGGTCCAAATTTGTTCTCAAATTTCTCGCAATAAAAAATGTTCTCGATTGAACgctccattatatatatatatatatatatatatatatatatatatatatatatatatatatatatagagagagagagagagagagagagaggatggtacaattgagaaaaaaaagattGTGaatggggaatcattctcagccacacaTTTATTTTCCCGCAAAACACTTAGGCGTACCGTCATAAATGGATAACGTATAAACATTTGTTTTCCAaacaaacatgtttccttaaactatgctaatcattaccttaatatacacaaaaacatattttttttcgtttttttttatttttagaaacccattattatcgaaaaattattttaaatatatcaaaattcacaattttttattctctataaatagacatccatattgatatacttttaagataaaataaaaaaaaaactttagagTTTCAACTCTCAaaattcataagtgaataaaaaaatctatcagatttttattacactatattcgttattcacttatgaataaaaatatacgtaactttttttatagtttaagtattgtttatatatatatatatatatatatatataatatatatatatatatatatatatatatatatatatatatatatacatacatatacatatatatatatatatatatatatatatatatatatatatatatatatatatatatatatatatatggaataaaTGACAAATTAAAGTCATGTGTTCAATTTACTATCTAATTTACATAAAATAGATTATTTTGTAAACATATATGAATGCCTCATTTTAAGCATAAACAGAAAAAATTATATCATTGGCTTATAATCAAGTTATGGTAATAATTTTTTCGGTCCTTTATTGTGTTTGGTGATGTTTATCATGTTCATTAGAATCGAGAATAGTGCAAACGTTTGTTGTTCTATACATGCATGACCCAATAGGGGCCAGTAGATCATATatattttgtaaaaaaatatatatgactAGTCCAGTTAAGAGAAAATTGAAACTTTATTTATTATGGTTATAATAACCATTTATTTAGACATTTTACATCCTTTATATTCAACTCAACCAACCATTGGGGCTTGGATCACAACACCACCATGTTTATCAACAAATACCCAAACCCTGTTGCAACAAAAGTCTGTTGTATGGATCTCATTTAGTAACAACGGGACAGCTCTAACCTTGGTATTCGATTTCTCAATTGCCAAACAAGCTTCCTTTTCAGCCACCCCTAACAACTCTGGCCACTCTTGCCTCATACACACTTCGTTTGGTTGAAAACATGTTTCCAATGATTCACAAGGAGGAAATGGGGCCATGCTTTTTAGCTTATAAGTCTTTGAACAACTCCTTGACAAATAGATAAGTACCTCATAACGTCTATTTATAGTTAAAATTATATGAATTTCATTTATTGAACATATTTAATTAGAAAAGTAAATAATATATGTTGTAGTTGGTATTTGTTAACAAACTTTGAGGACCACaaatttattataatttaataaataatctTACTCCATTCAATGGCCTCTTAAATATCATTTATTGGAGATTTGGTGTGAATTAAACGTCTTTGAGATTAACTCTCTCGGTCAGCTTTTATCTATATCACATGCTTATTTACAATCCCCGTTACAAAAGAAAATCACTCATGCCATAATTATGACCGCTTTATGGTTCATCTGGAAGGCAAGAAATGGAATAATCTTCAAATCGAGGATACCAGCTGAAATAAAAGCAAATGCTTTTCTTTGGATAAAAAAATAGAGGTCGAGGATTCTCTGTAATTTGGGAAAAATGATGTTTTTTCCCATTCATGATTCACTAATTGGTTGGGTGGGTGGGGGCTGGGAAGCTTGGTATCATTTGGCGTTATGTTTACTGCAGCAAGTGTGAGTTTGGTGTGTGTATCAGTTCATTAAGTAGATATAATATAGGCTTTTGCTGCAGTTTAAACATTTCTTAGGGGTGTGTTCTTTCGTGTTCATTGGGTTTGGGTGGGAGGGGTTTACACTTGGTGTTGTCGTGTGTTTTTTGATTTTATGGATATCGTTTTGGTGGTCAATTGAATCTCTTTGCATTGGGTTGCTGTCACAACTTGGCAGAATTCATATTTACAAACAATATAAATTGTTGGTCGATTATTCCCATGGATGGAATCATGGAAGATATTGGTGTTAATCGTTGTGTGTTTCCGATTTGTTGGATCTCTAATATTTATGTCAGAGATCGCATAGTGAAGACCTAATGTTTGATGTCGGATCTTTCTTCGTTTTTCTCTGTGCATAATGCTTTTGCTGCAGTATTGAGGTGCAATGTAATTACCCTTCTTGACTAACCCATGTTGGTGACTGAGTCTTTGAAGTATTGGACTTTCAGATTCTACTGGTCTTCCCTCTCCTTTCGTTTAAATTTGCTCTTCTGTTATGTTAAACACCATCTTCGTTAATTCTGCAATTTTATTTTGTTCGTTTTTTTctgtttattttgtttttgttttccgGTACTCTTTGGTGGTCCAGCTACCCGCTGGTCGTTCTCAAATAAATTTCGTTGTTCAAAAAAAACATCATTTGTCACAcaccctcacacacacacacagatatatatatatatatatatatatatatatatatatatatatatatatatatatatatatatatatatatatatatatatatatataggcttaggtatCCAAACCCACCAAACTatgtcgttatatatatatatatatatatatatatatatatatatatatatatatatatatatatatatatatatatatatatatatatatatatatatatatatatatatatatatatatatatatatatatatatatatatatatatatatatatatatataggagtaggatcaaatgagaacgccTAAAAGGTTAAGAACGCGAGAACAATTATCAGCCAATCATTTTATTAGGGTATTTaagtaaatttgtatttaatctattttttaattaatataatacaattaataatcaatatattatccaTTAATAttttcctataattaagggatatTCCATAGTTATCGTTCAATGAGATATTGAATTGAAGATACGATTTCCAGGGATGATTTCGAGTATAGCAATCGGAATTTCATTCGAATTTTGTATATTGTTAATCATTTACGTTTGAAGATAACAACGCAGTATAACATTCGTGATTCAAATCAATATCGATGTCGGACTGTTTTGATTATAGTAGCGATGATACAGAAGATGATGATCAATATGGCGAAGAAGACGTCAACTGTAATGAATATGACGACGACGATTTCTATAAGTCTGATGATCAATTCGACGGAAGAAATCAAATTTCGGATTATGCTAGTGAATGTAAATAATGAAATCGTAATCAATATCTTGTAATTACAGTTCGTGTTTTTCAATAGTTATTGAATTGTTGTATATGTTGAATAAGACCGGAGTACATATTTGTATATGATTAGTCATATACGTTGCATGTATTAATTACGTAATGATGGTTTATATCACATATCGTTGTACTGGAGTCCCTCGTTGGTGATTTTTTCTTAAGTTTAATACAATGTTGATTAAGTTTGATAATCATTGGTGATTATGCGTTAATACGACTCAAATATGTAAACAATTCAACTCTGGTTACTGTTTCACAGACGTTTATTATGATTATAAAGTTCTTTACTTTATGTATACGTACTTCATAGAATTTTATATCAGGTTTTGCATGTCGCATTATTGTTTTTTGTTGTCTTAAAAAACAGGTACAAATCGAACTGATTCTGAAGAGGAATCATTCAATAGTAATGTTGTTGACTCTCCTGGTGGGAAAACCAAGTTGTGGAAACCTATTGTTCCTAAAGATTTTATGCCAGATGTAAATGCTATATATCAATCATTAGAGGAGGCGGTTGAAATGTATAAATTATATGCAGATAAAGCAGGTTTTGGTGTCAGATTAAATACAGTAACGAGGTTTGGTGACAAAACCATTAAAAAAAGGTATGTAGTGTGCAACAAAATGGGTAAAATACCTAACAGATCAACTGACACTTTGGAACCTGAGGGGAGTGGAAGGAATAAACGAAACTTAAACTTCAAAATTACGGACTACAAGGCATTGATAAAGTTTGAAAGGTTACATATGCAAACTAATGCGTGTAAAATATATGAGTTTGAAGAGAATCACAACCAACCCCTAGAGACGAAAGAAGAAAGACGGTATTCCAAACGTGCACGACGACTTAGTTATAAAGACAAGGAGTTTATAGTGCGTTCTTCAACATCTAACATCGGTGCAACAAAGGCACACAAGTTACAAGCTAGTTTGCAAGGAGGTTATGAAAACGTTGGCCCTGAAGCAATTGATTATAAAAATTTCAGAAGGAAGGTGGGAAACATTATAGGTGACAAGGATGCACAGCTGGTTGTTGACAAAATGAACATGAGGAAAGATGAGTTTCATAATTACACATTTGAGTATAAATGTGTTGATAGTGTGTTAAACGCAATGTTTTGGGCGGATGAAACCGATAAGTTATATTACAAGTAGTTTGGAGATGTGATATCATTTGATGCTACATTCCGAACAAATAAGTATACGCTCTTATACTCAttacacattttttttatttaattatgaaTATTGATGTTTTTTTGACTTCGTAATCAATATTGAATCTGTTTTTAATTACCTTTTTGATACAGGTATGGAATGATTTTTGTGCCGTTTACAGCCATTGATAACCACAAACGTTCAATAAACATTGGGGCAGGTTTGTTAAGCAACGAGTCAATAGAATCTTATCGTTGGTTGCTCGAAGCTTTTTTGAAAGCACATGTAAAACACCCTCAATTAGTGTTAACAGACCAAGATCCAACAATTTACAGGCCGTTGAAGCAATATTTCCTAATTCTAATCATCGTTTATGTATGTGGCACATTATGAAAAAACTACAAGCCAAGGTGTGTATATTTTGGCCTATGTTAACACGAAACATGTTTTATTCAACAATGATTTACacatttttacatatttttaacAACGATTAGCATACATATTGTTTATTCATAGTTAAGAGAAAATTGCAACTTTATTTATTATGGTTATAATAACCATTTATTTAGACATTTTACATCCTTTATATTCAACTCAACCAACCATTGGGGCTTGGATCACAACACCACCATGTTTATCAACAAATACCCAAACCCTGTTGCAACAAAAGTCTGTTGTATGGATCTCATTTAGTAACAACGGGACAGCTCTAACCTTGGTATTCGATTTCTCAATTGCCAAACAAGCTTCCTTTTCAGCCACCCCTAACAACTCTGGCCACTCTTGCCTCATACACACTTCGTTTGGTTGACAACATGTTTCCAATGATTCACAAGGAGGAAATGGGGCCATGCTTTTTAGCTTATAAGTCTTTGAACAACTCCTTGACAAATAGATAAGTACCTCATAACGTCTATTTATAGTTAAAATTATATGAAGTTCATTTATTGAACATATTTAATTAGAAAAGTAAATAATATATGTTATAGTTGGTATTTGTTAACAAACTTTGAGGACCACaaatttattataatttaataaataatctTACTCCATTCAATGGCCTCTTAAATATCATTTATTGGAGATTTGGTGTGAATTAAACGTCTTTGAGATTAACTCTCTCGGTCAGCTTTTATCTATATCACATGCTTATTTACAATCCCCGTTACAAAAGAAAATCACTCATGCCATAATTATGACCGCTTTATGGTTCATCTGGAAGGCAAGAAATGGAATAATCTTCAAATCGAGGATACCAGCTGAAATAAAAGCAAATGCTTTTCTTTGGATAAAAAAATAGAGGTCGAGGATTCTCTGTAATTTGGGAAAAATGATGTTTTTTCCCATTCATGATTCACTAATTGGTTGGGTGGGTGGGGGCTGGGAAGCTTGGTATCATTTCGCGTTATGTTTACTGCAGCAAGTGTGAGTTTGGTGTGTGTATCAGTTCATTAAGTAGATATAATATAGGCTTTTGCTGCAGTTTAAACATTTCTTAGGGGTGTGTTCTTTCGTGTTCATTGGGTTTGGGTGGGAGGGGTTTACACTTGGTGTTGTCGTGTGTTTTTTGATTTTATGGATATCGTTTTGGTGGTCAATTGAATCTCTTTGCATTGGGTTGCTGTCACAACTTGGCAGAATTCATATTTACAAACAATATAAATTGTTGGTCGATTATTCCCATGGATGGAATCATGGAAGATATTGGTGTTGATCGTTGTGTGTTTCCGATTTGTTGGATCTCTAATATTTATGTCAGAGATCGCATAGTGAAGACCTAATGTTTGATGTCGGATCTTTCTTCGTTTTTCTCTGTGCATAATGCTTTTGCTGCAGTATTGAGGTGCAATGTAATTACCCTTCTTGACTAACCCATGTTGGTGATGAGTCTTTGAAGTATTGGACTTTCAGATTCTACTGGTCTTCCCTCTCCTTTCGTTTAAATTTGCTCTTCTGTTATGTTAAACACCATCTTCGTCAATTCTGCTATTTTATTTTGTTCGTTTTTTTctgtttattttgtttttgttttcctGTACTCTTTGGTGGTCCAGCTACCCGCTGGTTGTTCTCAAATAAATTTCGTTG is a window of Lactuca sativa cultivar Salinas chromosome 1, Lsat_Salinas_v11, whole genome shotgun sequence DNA encoding:
- the LOC128127129 gene encoding protein FAR1-RELATED SEQUENCE 4-like; amino-acid sequence: MSDCFDYSSDDTEDDDQYGEEDVNCNEYDDDDFYKSDDQFDGRNQISDYASECTNRTDSEEESFNSNVVDSPGGKTKLWKPIVPKDFMPDVNAIYQSLEEAVEMYKLYADKAGFGVRLNTVTRFGDKTIKKRYVVCNKMGKIPNRSTDTLEPEGSGRNKRNLNFKITDYKALIKFERLHMQTNACKIYEFEENHNQPLETKEERRYSKRARRLSYKDKEFIVRSSTSNIGATKAHKLQASLQGGYENVGPEAIDYKNFRRKVGNIIGDKDAQLVVDKMNMRKDEFHNYTFEYKCVDSVLNAMFWADETDKLYYKYGMIFVPFTAIDNHKRSINIGAGLLSNESIESYRWLLEAFLKAHVKHPQLVLTDQDPTIYRPLKQYFLILIIVYVCGTL